The proteins below come from a single Solea senegalensis isolate Sse05_10M linkage group LG2, IFAPA_SoseM_1, whole genome shotgun sequence genomic window:
- the LOC122786603 gene encoding uncharacterized protein LOC122786603 translates to MVRRFFLAWCVLTSCVVSGQPTYVLQGQTFQLRPEIPGQPDEILWKHNGNKVVEFNGKEEDVYGKYQRRVILDWVTAELDITDVTSEDSGEYELEAYREKHLYHFRSELQVIDRVAKPTISCNMSNGSSNTHGTQATLTCSAEPTHPRSVLKYEWQSRGNVLPGPKLTINLEDEDADQIHTCVVSNPLTNEKATFTSKSCYSGKFSLKCLSFHDDSFQKLICL, encoded by the exons ATGGTTCGTCGCTTCTTCCTGGCCTGGTGTGTCCTTACGTCCTGCGTAG TTTCTGGACAGCCTACATATGTCCTCCAAGGGCAGACCTTCCAACTGCGACCAGAGATCCCTGGACAACCCGATGAAATTCTGTGGAAACACAATGGCAACAAAGTGGTGGAATTTAATGGCAAGGAAGAGGACGTGTACGGCAAATATCAACGCAGAGTCATTCTCGACTGGGTCACTGCAGAACTAGATATCACAGACGTCACATCTGAAGATAGTGGAGAATATGAATTGGAAGCGTACAGGGAAAAGCACCTGTATCATTTTCGCTCTGAATTACAGGTCATAG ACAGGGTTGCCAAGCCTACCATTTCCTGTAACATGAGTAATGGCAGCTCTAATACACATGGGACCCAGGCAACGCTGACATGCTCCGCAGAACCCACACACCCTCGGTCCGTACTGAAGTATGAGTGGCAATCACGTGGAAATGTGCTGCCGGGCCCAAAGTTAACAATAAATTTGGAGGATGAAGATGCTGATCAAATACATACTTGCGTGGTGAGCAACCCTCTGACAAATGAAAAGGCTACATTCACATCAAAGAGCTGCTACTCTGGTAAGTTTTCACTCAAGTGTTTGTCATTTCACGATGATTCATTTCAGAAATTGATTTGTTTATAG
- the si:dkey-229b18.3 gene encoding uncharacterized protein si:dkey-229b18.3, which produces MAGDCTHITTRYTKSETFCPSKHWSNGDKERPGNVNVSVGDPHALGPSTLLSPNFEVIDGILYRKKLEKGFINYREVLDEDRRHEAISTFHRRRPGQRHLSLEETYKCVAENYWWDGMYFQIRDFVLGCLECQSHCTKKTETSGRGCVTKTVVSHSEDMLSKLRSQREAGLFCDITLRTNGRSYSAHRAVLAAVSDHFQEIFTEMDSSIKTDIDLTGFSEDSLLSLLDFSYSSTLCVRREDLPEVIAMARHLGMWPAVEACSALMKEQEQQLHPRKGFNLACAGAFHERRHQQRESKRKRVLELEDNIRGGFSLMLDASDESLEDSPRHNLRRKPQSHNGLPVSPSHRMKLMDFKSPSLKKAAIPRHTTANLQSQNYSPIPPSNTRLLRSSPGAAKEVRRFLPMPESPRRNKKSHSVTLHSCSSRSKPTAACSPIRVKQEVVEIGEDEEDYARAQEKYKLMNFLGLQRTALLPRPEDLIGWRQKKRLRKLKANNYSLTKRRKPRTTSPVLPYGSMTMSLPLCNPVNTKLLNKTVKTKPVVPVSTEKIAAKKPKTVLRRVPPTDRSMRSKGVLPDMFQPASRPSFGGRELRQSVRKGDHGLLSAKQPLRYNTNKPRMKNSVRIKSEPAEYSISGLTLSLNGHCGNTSHRSPPSQRMPARNKVNVEAVKTLRYNSSRPATKAKLKRGSNKRVEKTKCKTREEGKKAGSQLQRGVMDTRLRVKDNEPGGIQLSEYGTPSSIYNHPLYKVIKEEPADPVPVAGPFPDPPSPDLGKRQSKPPIKLLDSGFLFSFCRSAGGPMPGLKKEEESVDICLTRSVSQMEEKLRAEEPPYRALRARGPPPLPVVKMERQERRVSQIKVQKPRGNPRNNTLHPTKSAGTRVTRTTPKQKGKVPALNSRNCVKLDAVRRARLKQLRGPRSQAPKVPKAAHTCLQCSASYKDCDALIMHRLRHIEGKHWPCPLCSKTFFRLRNVRNHIRTHDPKLYKCRSCIVAGS; this is translated from the exons ATGGCTGGCGATTGCACCCACATCACCACTCGTTACACAAAGTCTGAGACGTTTTGTCCGTCCAAACACTGGTCGAATGGAGACAAGGAGAGACCCGGGAATGTGAATGTGTCAGTCGGTGATCCACACGCGCTTGGACCCTCCACACTCCTGTCGCCCAACTTTGAGGTGATAGACGGGATACTCTACCGCAAGAAACTGGAGAAGGGCTTCATCAACTACCGGGAGGTTTTGGATGAGGACCGGCGACATGAGGCCATCTCCACCTTTCACCGGCGTCGGCCTGGCCAGCGCCACCTTTCCCTGGAGGAAACCTACAAATGTGTGGCTGAAAACTACTGGTGGGATG GGATGTATTTCCAGATCAGAGATTTTGTCCTGGGATGTCTAGAGTGTCAGAGCCACTGTACCAAGAAAACAGAG ACGAGTGGCAGAGGATGTGTCACAAAGACAGTGGTGTCGCACAGTGAGGACATGCTGAGCAAGTTGAGAAGTCAGCGGGAGGCGGGGCTGTTCTGCGACATCACCCTGCGGACTAACGGCCGATCTTACTCAGCTCACAGAGCTGTCTTGGCAGCCGTCAGTGATCACTTCCAGGAAATCTTTACAGAGATGGACTCGAGCATCAAAACAGACATAGATCTCACTG GTTTCAGTGAGGACAGCCTCCTGTCATTGCTGGATTTCTCTTACTCCTCCACTCTGTGTGTTCGCCGGGAGGACTTACCTGAGGTCATTGCCATGGCTCGCCACCTGGGCATGTGGCCTGCAGTTGAAGCCTGCTCAGCCCTCATGAAGGAGCAGGAACAGCAACTTCATCCCCGAAAAGGCTTTAACTTGGCCTGTGCTGGTGCATTCCATGAGCGTCGTCACCAGCAGAGGGAAAGCAAAAGGAAACGAGTTTTAGAACTAGAGGACAATATTAGGGGCGGCTTTAGTCTGATGCTGGATGCATCAGATGAGTCTTTAGAAGATAGTCCCAGGCACAACTTGCGCAGAAAACCCCAAAGTCATAACGGCCTCCCTGTGAGTCCCTCACACAGGATGAAGCTCATGGACTTCAAATCTCCGTCTTTAAAGAAAGCTGCTATACCTCGACACACCACAGCCAACCTTCAGTCACAGAATTACTCACCCATACCTCCATCAAACACCCGTCTTCTCCGTTCCTCTCCGGGTGCTGCAAAGGAGGTTCGGAGATTTCTGCCCATGCCTGAGAGCCCACGACGAAACAAAAAatctcactctgtcactctgcaCTCGTGCTCCTCCAGATCAAAGCCCACTGCGGCATGCAGTCCTATAAGGGTTAAGCAGGAAGTAGTGGAGATcggagaagatgaggaggatTATGCAAGAGCACAGGAGAAGTACAAGTTGATGAATTTTCTGGGCTTACAGAGGACTGCTCTCCTTCCCAGACCTGAAGATCTTATTGGCTGGAGACAAAAGAAACGTCTGCGGAAGCTGAAGGCCAACAACTATTCACTGACTAAGCGGCGGAAACCACGCACCACCTCCCCAGTGCTACCTTATGGGAGTATGACGATGTCTCTTCCCCTCTGTAACCCTGTCAATACTAAACTCCTCAACAAGACAGTGAAAACCAAGCCTGTAGTCCCAGTCAGCACAGAGAAGATCGCGGCAAAGAAGCCGAAGACTGTCCTGAGACGTGTCCCTCCAACCGACAGGAGCATGAGAAGTAAAGGTGTGTTACCAGACATGTTCCAACCTGCGTCCAGGCCCTCCTTTGGGGGTAGAGAACTCAGACAGTCAGTGAGGAAGGGAGACCATGGCCTCCTTTCTGCTAAGCAGCCTCTGCGATACAACACCAACAAACCTCGCATGAAAAACTCTGTCAGGATAAAATCAGAACCAGCTGAATACTCTATCTCAGGTCTCACTCTTTCATTAAATGGCCATTGTGGCAACACATCTCACAGATCCCCACCTTCACAGAGGATGCCGGCCAGAAATAAGGTCAATGTGGAGGCAGTAAAAACACTGCGTTACAACAGCAGCCGACCTGCAACAAAGGCAAAGCTTAAACGAGGCTCCAACAAACGGGTCGAGAAAACCAAATGTAAGACCAGGGAGGAGGGGAAGAAAGCAGGGAgtcagctgcagagaggagtCATGGACACAAGACTGAGAGTGAAGGATAATGAACCAGGTGGCATCCAGTTATCGGAGTATGGAACTCCATCTTCCATTTACAACCATCCACTGTACAAAGTCATTAAAGAGGAGCCAGCAGACCCAGTGCCAGTTGCTGGACCATTCCCTGATCCTCCCTCACCAGACCTGGGCAAACGCCAGAGCAAGCCCCCCATCAAATTACTGGACTCTGGCTTTTTGTTCAGCTTTTGTCGGTCTGCAGGGGGGCCCATGCCGGGActgaagaaggaggaagagagtgTGGATATCTGCTTAACACGCTCTGTGTCACAAATGGAGGAAAAATTAAGAGCTGAAGAGCCTCCATACAGGGCGCTGAGGGCCAGAGGGCCACCCCCCCTGCCTGTGGTGAAGATGGagaggcaggagaggagagtgagccAGATTAAAGTTCAGAAACCTAGGGGAAACCCCCGAAACAACACACTTCATCCGACCAAATCTGCTGGAACACGGGTCACACGGACTACACCAAAG CAAAAGGGTAAAGTCCCCGCTCTTAACAGCAGGAACTGTGTCAAGCTGGATGCCGTACGACGGGCACGGTTAAAACAGCTTCGAGGGCCTCGCAGTCAAGCCCCTAAAGTCCCAAAGGCAGCCCATACGTGTCTGCAGTGCTCAGCCTCCTACAAGGACTGTGATGCTCTGATCATGCATCGCCTCAGGCACATTGAGGGCAAGCACTGGCCCTGTCCG CTCTGCAGTAAGACGTTCTTTCGACTAAGGAATGTACGGAATCACATCCGCACCCATGACCCCAAGTTGTACAAATGCCGGAGCTGCATTGTTGCTGGTTCCTGA
- the chaf1b gene encoding LOW QUALITY PROTEIN: chromatin assembly factor 1 subunit B (The sequence of the model RefSeq protein was modified relative to this genomic sequence to represent the inferred CDS: deleted 1 base in 1 codon) — MKVVTCEIAWHNKEPVYSMDFQHSSDGRFHRLATAGVDTTVRLWRVEMGSDGKAAVEFLSNLARHTKAVNVVRFSPNGELLASGGDDSAILLWKLNDCKEPEQAPVFQEDEDAQLNKESWSVIKTLRGHIEDVYDICWTGDGNFMVSGSVDNTAIMWDINKGQKLCILNDHKSYVQGVTWDPLGQYVATLSCDRTMRVYNTHTKKKAFCISKMSSGPLAEGEAKQYRIFHDDSMRSFFRRLSFTPDGSFLIAPAGCVEIGENIINTTYIFSRKSLKRPIAHLPSPSKATLAVRCCPVYFELRTKKGEDGSVETLPNLFELPYRMVFAVASEDAIFLYDTQQTIPFGLVSNIHYHTLSDLTWSRDGSFLAVSSTDGYCSFLSFFPGELGTPLKEPPTLEMFVPNSGAEKKSKKSSAGRTSSPGSQPSSSAPTPTSQTSKDTPSFTPPEEKKSTPSTKCKPQPRRITLNTLEGWGKPTSPKTTAPAAPQTPTAACTSAPSTPQPHIAPLTPTSSSKTQQRITPLTPSTPKVQNSANTPVPTTPKGITTPKGPTPRRVSLTTVALRSPAVSSLFSTPSSTEKAKHERPSPPTDPVCQPPESKRPKTSDPPTTSSDTKP, encoded by the exons ATGAAGGTGGTTACGTGTGAGATTGCATGGCACAACAAGGAGCCAGTCTACAGTATGGACTTCCAGCACAGCTCTGATGGACGCTTCCATCGACTGGCCACAGCTGGGGTGGACACCACAGTCAGA CTATGGCGAGTAGAAATGGGCTCAGATgggaaggcagcagtggagttTCTGTCTAATCTGGCCAGACACACCAAGGCTGTCAACGTAGTGCGCTTTAGCCCTAATGGAGAGCTGCTTGCATCAGGAGGAGATG ATTCTGCGATTCTCCTGTGGAAGCTCAATGACTGTAAGGAACCTGAGCAGGCACCTGTGTTTCAGGAGGATGAAGATGCTCAGCTCAACAAGGAGAGCTGGTCTGTGATTAAGACACTAAG GGGACACATAGAGGATGTATATGACATCTGCTGGACAGGAGATGGAAACTTCATGGTGTCTGGCTCTGTCGACAACACAGCTATTATGTGGGACATCAACAAAG GACAGAAGCTGTGCATCTTGAATGATCATAAGAGTTATGTGCAGGGAGTGACGTGGGATCCTCTAGGACAATACGTCGCCACTCTCAGCTGTGACAG GACGATGCGTGTTTACAACACTCACACCAAGAAGAAAGCTTTCTGTATCAGTAAAATGAGCTCTGGGCCACTTGCTGAAGGAGAG GCCAAGCAGTACCGAATCTTCCACGATGACAGCATGAGGTCGTTTTTCAGACGTCTATCATTCACACCTGATGGGTCTTTCCTGATCGCCCCAG CTGGATGTGTGGAGATTGGAGAAAATATCATCAATACCACCTACATCTTTTCCAGGAAGAGCCTCAAGAG gCCCATCGCCCACTTGCCATCTCCATCTAAAGCTACACTGGCTGTGCGCTGCTGCCCAGTCTACTTTGAACTAAGAACAAAGAAGGGAGAAG ATGGTTCGGTTGAGACGCTTCCCAACTTATTCGAGTTGCCTTACCGTATGGTGTTTGCTGTGGCTTCAGAGGACGCCATCTTTTTGTATGACACCCAGCAGACCATTCCTTTCGGCCTGGTGTCCAACATCCACTACCACACACTAAGTGATCTTACATG GTCTCGTGATGGTTCCTTCCTGGCTGTGTCCTCCACAGACGGCTACTGTTCCTTCCTGTCCTTTTTTCCTGGGGAGCTGGGCACTCCTCTGAAAGAGCCCCCCACACTGGAGATGTTTGTCCCGAACAGTGGTGCTGAGAAAAAGAGCAAGAAGTCCTCAGCGGGCAGGACATCGTCTCCTGGGTCCCAGCCATCAAGCTCGGCCCCGACTCCCACATCCCAAACTAGCAAAGACACCCCCTCTTTCACCCccccagaggagaagaagagcacGCCCAGCACCAAGTGTAAACCTCAGCCCCGGAGGATCACTCTCAACACTCTGGAAGGTTGGGGGAAGCCAACCAGCCCTAAAACCACGGCTCCTGCTGCACCTCAGACCCCAACAGCTGCATGCACAAGTGCTCCATCGACTCCTCAACCACACATT GCCCCGCTGACTCCCACCAGCTCCTCCAAAACCCAACAACGCATCACCCCTCTCACTCCCTCCACCCCTAAAGTCCAAAATAGCGCTAATACTCCTGTGCCCACTACTCCCAAAGGCATAACCACCCCAAAAGGACCCACCCCAAG gAGAGTATCTTTGACTACAGTTGCCCTCCGGTCCCCAGCTGTGAGTTCACTCTTCAGCACTCCCTCCTCCACTGAGAAGGCCAAACATG AACGTCCTTCTCCACCCACTGATCCAGTCTGCCAGCCTCCAGAGTCCAAAAGGCCAAAGACCAGTGACCCGCCCACAACGTCCAGTGACACGAAGCCGTAG